The DNA region tctttttttttatatcattcTTAATTTTGCATCCATATTCTTGCCTGCTACATTGGGCTGAACAATATATGGATTGAATCCATTCAGCGATGTGCTCGAGCCTTAATGCGGGCAAAACAAAGCGCTatggttttgtggtttgtCCAAGTGAGATAAGGGGAAGTTGTTTTGTTCTCCATTTTGATTTCTTCGTCGCGCGTCGCTGTTAGACCGGGTTTAGCGATTGTTTTTCACATCCaggaaataaatgtaaacctGGCATTACTTGCGACacatgtgattttttttttggtaaaaaataaCAGATATTAACCCATTTGATCATGTGTGCTGATTGTTAATAATGCTTCAAAATCTGTGATAAAAGTTCGTGAAATTGTTTTGTCCCAGAAAATCGAAGAACCTTCCTGAGACCGTTGAGCTTAAAATCCATATCATCGTAGTATACATTGAAGCTATTTTATATTGTACTGTAAACATTTGATGTATAAACTTAATTGTAACGCTGCACTCGTACACAGTTGCTACGGGATCGGTTTTGGTCATTTTTccgatttatttttgttgtttctcattttttttcttatttaaatcaaagttatcgggcagtatgcctaaataacttaatgcttacagagtacaagtttaaagtttttttttaaagtatggccctagaactaacttgaatatgctgacgcagctgactaacggattgattgaaatctgctgataaccctaacctattatacacatcaatcattttgagcagtggatcattggcaccaaaaccagtcgatctaaaagggcttcttagtagctctctacttctaagacctctagagggagtagaaaagccaataaaatttaaaatgtcaggtgcatcaaaatctccaattaataatttatgcataaaagttatctgagccgtagttctcctatgctgtaaagtctctaagccaaatagtaaacaccgaacattatacgaaggacgtggaatttggtttgaccagggaagacgataaaacataacacgtgtgatttttttctcaattttttcaattttatctatgtatgtgatttgatggggacaccaaactacactggcaaattccaggatgagacggactaaagaacagtataatgtttttaaactgaaaggatctttaaagtcggcCGAGACACGTAAGACAAATCCTAAGAGCTTTAGTTTAagtttaagagctttagtgacgatagtttgataatggctagataaactaagcttactgtctaaaataactcctaagtcccgaacctgagaaaaacgtggaacgctgtcttcattgattttgtagttataaataataggattttttttctttgagaatgggcctcatcgcgaacgatagtcgataaaatttatccgatcggttaatttgctcgaatccaccggtggaatttattttccaccggtggatatattctccaccggtggataatttctccaccggtggataactctttccgattcgagtagccattgattttgcctatctgtcaatcacacttttgtttacatttagaggtgttgttttgcagaatgaataaaatagtaaattttgcttatttacggaccatctagtgaagaatccacaccaggccttagacagtactgactgtaggcctattcaaacaatccgggtaaagtgtaaaacgggttgtagGCTGAAAAAgtctagttgaaacaaaatcgtatgaactggaggacgaggtttgaatcctttctgagcttgccaccttcactgacgcttgtcctgtgccatataccatgtgcgtccatcaactccagccaccgcgaacgttggatccgtgaacgtccgtattttacgccctcgtgcaaaaatatattgaaacaacgcggtacacttattccgtgcaataaggagtgtccgaaaccgcttacggtctctcgccctcgccagtccattatcctggccttaatgactgacgcctccaagtcatctggccacttaaatttaaacctactacgccctctccgcaattgcggatttaaccgtaagcggactgattggccgcaggaggctccgtggatttaaagtccagcatatatggtgtgtacagtagtctcatcgtGGACCTCCATCAACGATAGAGGCTCCATGGACGAAGAGACTCAAAGACTACAGGGGCCCATATATGAGGGATTCCGTCCAataccccccactcccccaagaaaaaaattaaagtgtatttgattcaaagccaagagatgaaatctccccccaccccctctccctGCACAACACCTGGGACGATCGTTTCCATGCCTTGAACAAGGACCGTCCACTTGTCACGAGACGTGGAAcatagcgatgtgtgtgtcaatCCGAACACTCCCGGGCTGTACCCTTCCATAAGCGACACTGAGTTTTTGGGGATGGTccggaaggtacaagtaggcacaacaccttcgataggtgcaaaacaacgcaaacgattccgaccggaactcgccgctccaacggatatgagttgctTATAATTTATTGTACCTAGTGATAATACTGGTCTTCCCAATCTCGTTGCATTTAcgtgtcggaaccgattctaacatgccataaggccataacataaggttggataaaagagaaggattagcagaaaaggattttttttggtttcttatttcttagcttgaagtataaaaactagatacctgttataaacctaaatttatgtgttttgattatttattaaaaaaaaacaggtaaatttatattttctaaaaaataatattttagctaaatcgagtgataaaacatcttaaataactaaaacagcgataaaacatccttttttgcgagctgtgaaacatggtttttaatattatttagttttccactgttatatcaactggggtggagcagtagatatggctatccgactgaaatggttttttttatatgaagttttcaactgcatatcccactgctcgactttttaaccacgttgctatggcggcaaaaaccattccactccactgccaaaccgatcggttagcgaagattctgattgagaaaacgcaattggataacattggaattctgctaaccgatcggctaaattatccactccgttatcgactttcgttcgcgatgaggcccaatgttatacaactacatttgctaacattaattaacatttcattattaaaacaccatgcagaaaaatagtttaacgagtcttgtaacatttcacagtcgtcagaatatttaacaggtaggaacatttttagatcgtcagcatataataacaatttaacatgaggaatagcaaacacgacatcgttaataaatataataaatagtaaaggtcctaatatactcccttgaggaacaccagataaattatggaatgtggcagataaactagttcctatcttaacgttaatgcaacgatcagttaaataacttcttaACCACTCAATAACATTTGTGTGAACCATACTTTGATAATTTAGATAGCAATAGAAagtggttgaccttgtcaaaagcagcgcagaagtcagtataaatgacgtcaacctgtaagcccttgtcaatataggagtggcaaaagttaagtaagtatattagattggtctcaatcgatcgtttcagcataaagccatgttgaacattagaaattaatggtgaaaaggcttggagcatatgacgagacattatcttttcaaacagtttactgcacgcacataacattgaaattcctctataattgcacacattacttttgtcagattttttataaacaggaaacatccacgatgatttccaaagacgccggaagcatttcgattgcaaggatTTGTTGAATAGTTTGGTCAGTATGGGAATGAGAGCAGCCTTGCAGTTAATGAGAATTGCGctgggaatattgtcaggcCCAGGTGCGtaggaaagcttcaacaacgaaatagcagattccacctcatcatcgttgattagtggtgtgcataaattaacctcatcatttatgaaggataaagccgatgttgagttagacggtaccgaggaattgttggtgtacacagaagagaaatatgaggcaaatgcattgcaaaactcTTCGTCTCCGGTAATGGTGTTTCCCTCAAACTGCATCGAGGAAAGAAGTCGTCCACAGGATTCTTTATCTTTAGCAAATTTCCAGAATGATGTGGGATGtcttttgatattgatttcaattttcctgacgtagttggcgtaggcggttcggttcagctgcttatatattttggaggcgcgagcaaaatttatttgattagtgctgttttttagtcgatgcagttTTTTAAGGGCCCGTAATCTTCGACGTAGTGCAGAATTGGTCCATGGTGGATGAGCACGAACATTAAACCGTGGGATGAATTGTTCAAACAGTTCATTcatttgagaagaaaattcaGCCACACTGTCGTTGATGTCGTCATAATCAGCGATAGAGTCCCAGTTGATTTGGTTAAGTGCAGAAACGAGATCAGTGATATTAGTTCGTCtaaaattgaaatctgctTGACGTGGGGGTTGAGATGACGGTACACTGTATTGCGGGAGCGTGAAGTATGTAAGTAAAGCTGGATGATGTCCATCAggttcaacaacaaattttttttttagtttcaacGATTGAGTGGGTTTACCCAGAAATGTTAGACTATTGGTATCGAATTGCAATGGCAAGATTCCAATAAATAGTGGGAACGagccaaaaatattttttaacattatcattgttttgtttgttttatttcacttttttatgtgGTGTGTTTGCTCGTGCAATCCTGCGATACCCTCCAGAACATGATGAGCCAAGCAGCTGAAGGGAGTGGTTCCGGTAACGGTGTACAATCGTCACCGATGGTCAGTAGAGTGGCCGAGTCCAGCGCAACCCCTTGGCGTCCGATGACGTTTCCGGACTTGTGTGGGTTCCCCGCCGCACAGCAGCTGTACGGTTTGCCGGTTCCGATCGATTTGAGCTTCCTACGCTCACCTGTCAGCAGTGATGAGGGGGCATCGGGACAgccgtggcagcagcagcatgccgACTTACCGTCCCAGGTACTTTTACCCACTTTCCAGGTTTCTATTTTCGATAGAATTGCACGCTTTCGAAAACATCAACCGTATAACGATTCTCAAACGTTGCAGGTAATTACACCTCGGGCAGACGAGCTGGTGGAAGCCGATGTCAGTGGTGCTCCAGTGGCTCCAATGAGAATTAAATCCGCTGGGCTGGTCCCGAGAGCTAGTGGCGCCGTAGCGGTAGTGGAACCGTATCAACACGAGACCGGGTCTGATGATGAAGCAAACGAACAAGACTCGTCGGAATTGGACGACGTTATGATTCCCGCATGTCCAACTGCTATTAGCGCACCGATATTTTTGCAACCCGAAAATGAGGAAGCAAATATGACAGCATTCAATGGTGCTGCATCGATTGCTAACCCGTGCTGGCCACCGCTGCATGAGCATACGGAACAGCCCGACCAGCAACTATCCGTCGATGTTCCAATCATAGTTAAACTAATCGGTAGAGCAGGATCGTACAGTTCACTGTACGCGATTTGGTACGCTCAATTGGGAAGCCACGATATCATGGAGCGTATCCCGGATTGCGTCATATTTGACCCAGAGCTGCCACCGGATCACCAGGGACCCCCACCGATACTTACATCGCTTTTGCTGCAACGCAGAATGTCGACTGGCGAGCTGGTGACGGTTCCGTATGGCCCGAAGCAGATGCCTGGCCATTCGATTGAATAGGATGTGCCCACGAAAACGGTGCAGCTATCGGTAAACCAAACCTACCCTTGTTTGTACCCTTATTGGAGAAAGTGGACCAATTTTGAGGattaattttactttaatACAATGTATTTTggtaaaaaatcatttaaacgTTAAACATTTGTACGACTATATTTTGTACTAATATTTGAAGtcaataaagaaaacaatatttttgaagAGTTCATACCGCATAACAAAGACATGATATATGTTTCCTTTATTCCTTCGGCATACTCTCCCTAAATGGTCGACTGTTTGCATTAAACCACGTGCCGTCTTCAGTATTATACAAGCTTTTATTCATTGAACATTGGATTCATTCCTGCGTATTAATGTGTAATGAGTTCGAATAGTTTTTCTATGCTCATTGTCTGGATAAACTAACTGACccaaatttaatcaaatttcttttttttttggtgatcGGAATTAGTGTTGTTGAAAAATCTTATCTTAAGCCCTCATGCAAATATTTATACAATCAATAAATATCCTAACTTTCCTCAGATTTTGCTTGGTTGACCTTTGGCTTCCATTTGCTGCAGGGTATATTGTGTTGTCTTAGTTTATTGTTAAGTGGCATGACTATAGctttaaattgtgtaaaatatGTTTCTATAGCGAAATCATCAGCAAAAGTGTATTGTTTGCACGACTAGTATGTCTGAGATAAAATTGTGGAAAAGTAGCGATGATAAGTTACTACTGATGAGAATGGTTTTGACTTACTTTTGTCTTTAGAAATGTTATTGCCTATCATGAACCTTTTATCATTATCAAACGCTTTTTCACCATGGAGTAGTGCTAGGTCGGTTGATTTCCTTGTTGGACGGGTTTTGAGTAAATCTTGCTTCATTTTATGAATTTGATGTGTAGTTGACTTAGAATTGATAATTAGGTATGATGTTGCCTTCATTGGTAATTGAAGGAAGTCaatacagcgcctaccacaactattTTTCCACAACCACAacgtttttcgcgatttgcggacaatccataagagatagataaaaacagtgaatgtatgagttgtACAGAATACTATTTTACAtcttcgtatttttttttcaatttattttaacacgtttttacacgacttatgacgaaaaaacaaatttatggtcgtaccataactataaagacacttcgaaaaacaggttttatgtgctagctaacgcatttaaaaatcgttcattaatataaataacatattctagAAAGGTTTTAAAGATACATATTTTTAgacgatttttaaaaagtgttttaataacttattttaaagtgttataaattttattagaGTAATCAtcaaaatctatttttttaaatataaaaaatcactaaaaaatgttttttcgcctgtaatgattgttttgaaagTGAAATCCAAAGTATGTAAGAAGATTttcaaaaaatgttttgaaactGCCATGAGAATCTTATCAATTTTATGAACAACGGTTCAAAACTGAtccgatcaaacaaaagcgacactAAAAGGCACCACAACAAAGACATAGTTAAGGAATATAATCCTAACCTGATATGTTTTTCCTCCCAATTTCAAAACACCTTGAAaacaatgtgtttttttagcaatttcaaaataatatttgaaaaacttttaacatactttggtttgcattttcaaaacaatcattacaggcgaaaaaaaaaatttctcTAGGTTTTGATAttcgaaaaaatatattttgataattactcTCATAAAACTTATAAAGccttaaaataagttataaGAATACTTTTTAAgaatcgttcaaaaatgtatttctttaaaacctttgtaaaatatcttatttatatttttgaacgatttttacaTGCATTAGTTAGCGcataaaacctgtttttcgaagtgtgtttatagttatggtacgaccataaatttgttttttcgtcataagtcgtgtaaaaatgtgttaaaaaattttgaaaaaatatacgaaT from Anopheles coluzzii chromosome X, AcolN3, whole genome shotgun sequence includes:
- the LOC120956888 gene encoding uncharacterized protein LOC120956888 isoform X2 translates to MSQAAEGSDTGNGVPSSPIARSVAESSATPWRPMTFPDLRGFPAAQQLYGLPVPIDLSFLRSPVSSDEGASGQPWQQQQQHADLPSQVITPRADELVEADVSGAPVAPMRIKSAGLVPRASGAVAVVEPYQHETGSDDEANEQDSSELDDVMIPACPTAISAPIFLQPENEEANMTAFNGAASIANPCWPPLHEHTEQPDQQLSVDVPIIVKLIGRAGSYSSLYAIWYAQLGSHDIMERIPDCVIFDPELPPDHQGPPPILTSLLLQRRMSTGELVTVPYGPKQMPGHSIE